The following are encoded in a window of Vicia villosa cultivar HV-30 ecotype Madison, WI unplaced genomic scaffold, Vvil1.0 ctg.001344F_1_1, whole genome shotgun sequence genomic DNA:
- the LOC131634740 gene encoding uncharacterized protein LOC131634740: MAVGKAVTSDNSVCHEPVVDDFSCHVEQPAKLQYCIWKQDVSNGKMAQSCLLEIPEHVVASRWLHGARFVDLVDWEREVRYECEVHHTEKGQMFLGRGWYKFAKERCLLDGDSMGFSVKDPISKEILVTMLKY, from the exons ATGGCTGTGGGGAAAGctgtcacctctgataactctgt ATGCCATgaacctgttgttgacgatttTAGTTGCCATGTAGAACAGCCTGCTAAGTTACAATATTGTATCTGGAAGCAAGATGTGTCCAACGGGAAGATGGCTCAGTCATGTCTTCTT GAAATTCCTGAGCATGTTGTGGCAAGTCGCTGGCTCCATGGAGCAAGGTTTGTAGATTTGGTTGACTGGGAAAGGGAAGTCAGGTATGAATGTGAAGTTCATCATACCGAAAAGGGTCAGATGTTCTTAGGGCGTGGTTGGTACAAATTTGCCAAGGAAAGGTGCCTGCTTGATGGAGACTCTATGGGCTTCAGCGTTAAGGATCCCATCAGCAAGGAGATACTTGTAACAATGTTGAAATATTGA